Proteins found in one Oncorhynchus tshawytscha isolate Ot180627B linkage group LG25, Otsh_v2.0, whole genome shotgun sequence genomic segment:
- the LOC112224169 gene encoding ADP-ribosylation factor-like protein 4D produces the protein MGNQLTEIAPNTPFLQNFQSLHVVVIGLDAAGKTSLLYRLKLKEFVKTIPTKGFNTEKIKVAVGSSRAITFQVWDVGGQEKLRPLWKSYTRRTDGMVFVVDSTETERMEEAKVELHKITRTSENQGVPVLVLANKQDLASALSVSEVEKVLAVHELNASTLHHVQSCSAVDGQGLQPGLEKLYEMILKRKKMVKHNKHRKR, from the coding sequence ATGGGGAACCAGCTGACCGAGATAGCCCCCAACACCCCGTTCCTGCAAAACTTCCAGTCCTTGCACGTGGTAGTGATTGGCCTGGACGCGGCTGGCAAAACCTCTCTGCTCTACAGATTGAAGCTCAAGGAGTTTGTCAAGACCATCCCGACCAAGGGCTTTAACACAGAGAAGATCAAGGTAGCGGTGGGCAGCTCGCGGGCCATCACCTTCCAGGTGTGGGATGTAGGGGGCCAGGAGAAGCTGCGGCCCCTGTGGAAGTCGTACACGAGGCGGACCGATGGCATGGTGTTTGTGGTGGACTCCACCGAAACCGAACGTATGGAGGAGGCCAAGGTGGAGCTTCACAAGATCACCCGTACCTCGGAGAACCAGGGGGTGCCCGTCCTGGTGCTGGCCAACAAGCAGGACCTGGCCTCAGCTCTGTCTGTGAGCGAGGTGGAGAAGGTCCTGGCCGTCCATGAACTGAATGCCTCCACCCTGCACCACGTACAGAGCTGCAGCGCCGTGGATGGACAAGGCCTACAACCAGGCCTAGAGAAACTCTACGAGATGATCCTGAAGAGGAAGAAGATGGTGAAACACAACAAACATAGAAAGAGATGA